From a region of the Solanum stenotomum isolate F172 chromosome 2, ASM1918654v1, whole genome shotgun sequence genome:
- the LOC125855440 gene encoding protein IN2-1 homolog B-like, with protein MAASSIGYQIHINVNSPILLPLRTNFSSLSFTFSNAKYPLKWNHIGCPKICALPAVSIMASGSSREMLPPALDSSSEPPAIFDGTPKLYISYSCPYAQRTWIARNCKGLQEEIKLVPIDLKNRPDWYKEKVYPANKVPSLEHNNEVKGESMDLIRYIDSNFEGPSLFPDDPSKREFADELFSYFDSFYKAVISSLKEDKINDAIAAFDSIETALSKFVDGSFFLGSLSLVDIAYAPFIERFQPFLLEVKNYDITTGRTKLAAWIKEMNQIEGYTVTKRDPKEHLENYKRRFLSQL; from the exons ATGGCAGCTTCGAGCATTGGGTATCAAATTCATATTAATGTCAATTCTCCAATTCTTCTTCCTTTGAGAACCAATTTCAGTTCACTCTCTTTCACTTTCTCTAATGCTAAATACCCATTAAAATGGAATCACATTGGCTGCCCCAAAATTTGTGCTCTACCAGCTGTTTCAATAATGGCTTCTGG AAGTTCCAGAGAGATGCTTCCTCCTGCCCTTGATTCCTCTTCAGAGCCACCAGCAATCTTTGATGGAACTCCAAA GCTTTATATCTCTTACTCATGCCCATATGCCCAACGTACGTGGATTGCTAGAAATTGTAAG GGGCTGCAGGAAGAGATTAAGTTGGTTCCTATTGATCTAAAGAACAGGCCAGATTGGTATAAGGAGAAGGTTTATCCAGCAAATAAG GTGCCATCACTGGAACACAACAATGAAGTTAAGGGAGAGAGTATGGATCTCATTAGATATATTGACAGTAACTTTGAAGGACCTTCACTTTTCCCTGAT GATCCTTCCAAGAGAGAATTCGCAGATGAATTGTTCTCCTACTTTGACTCCTTTTACAAAGCTGTAATTTCGTCTTTGAAGGAAGACAAAATAAATGATGCCA TTGCAGCATTTGATTCCATTGAGACTGCTCTTTCCAAGTTTGTTGATGGATCTTTCTTCCTTGGTTCATTAAGTCTG GTGGATATAGCTTACGCGCCATTCATTGAAAGATTCCAGCCCTTCTTGCTCGAGGTAAAAAACTATGACATTACAACAGGCAGGACAAAACTTGCAGCATGGATCAAG GAGATGAACCAAATTGAAGGTTATACAGTAACTAAACGTGACCCAAAGGAGCACCTGGAGAACTATAAAAGACGTTTCTTG TCTCAGCTCTAG
- the LOC125855441 gene encoding nuclear transcription factor Y subunit B-10-like, translating into MAEVPASPGGGCGSHESGGERSPQSNVREQDRYLPIANIGRIMKKGLPANAKIAKEAKDTVQECVSEFISFITSEASDKCQKEKRKTINGDDLVWSLTTLGFEDYIEPLKAYLIRYREMEGDTKGSSRAGDASARNDLVGGQLSPTTQFVYDGSFSQGFDYGNSQM; encoded by the exons ATGGCGGAAGTTCCGGCGAGTCCAGGAGGTGGTTGTGGAAGTCATGAGAGTGGTGGTGAACGGAGTCCTCAATCGAATGTGAGGGAACAGGACAGGTACCTTCCGATAGCGAACATCGGTCGTATCATGAAAAAGGGATTGCCTGCTAATGCTAAGATAGCTAAGGAAGCTAAAGATACTGTTCAGGAATGTGTTTCTGAGTTCATCAGCTTCATCACTAGCGA GGCAAGTGACAAGTGtcaaaaagagaagagaaagacGATTAATGGAGATGATTTGGTATGGTCTTTGACCACCTTAGGATTTGAGGACTACATTGAGCCACTAAAGGCCTATTTGATTAGGTACAGAGAG ATGGAG GGAGACACCAAGGGATCTTCTAGGGCTGGAGATGCGTCTGCTAGAAACGATCTGGTTGGAGGTCAGCTCAGTCCCACTACACAG TTTGTCTATGATGGGTCTTTTTCACAAGGCTTTGACTATGGGAACTCTCAAATGTGA
- the LOC125854557 gene encoding uncharacterized protein LOC125854557 isoform X2, with the protein MAIMSNEEEKRCPLCAEEMDWTDQQFKPCRCGYQVCLWCWHHIMDMAEKDESEGRCPACRTTYEKEKVVRMQTNIERAGNNNANRKSKQQPKAKPKTNEAKKDLTNVRVIQRKMAYVIGLPLNLADEDLLQRKEYFGQYGKVTKISLSRTTGGAIQQFVNDTCSVYITYSKEEEAVRCIQFVHGFVLEDRYLRASFGTAKYCHAWLRNTPCSNPSCLYLHSIGADEDSFGKDDVAAIHTRNRVQQIAGDASNMMNRSGNVLPPPIDELSSTGFTLTETSSIRNADASNDTVNYSSYMAHVIPHDKDGDAGGPNRMTTFVDIVGRYNTSGAERDGNSTEDCRILNLSSDLSSVTISNDNHSHETYPDKILFKVPSSNHVANHPRGNLNFVEFSDEPYREDYTSFDSQGLKDPNNMDQKAFLMPSCSAQSTENSGGRLLVHMPCSLSSNRMDYGALHNQVDEASLPLSCVNAILNEGLHDLKFQSSVKSDRVYRSSTSFSNEEIVEHLRRIDGDNLTNYQDSSFNAIESSIISNIMSKDLNSCDDSMALRRSFVGSYGESVGKHGASWNSLHSDQLGFSFVKQDDFSRQGGDLESSFRNIGQMSKNSSILQDFRENKDQYVHKAPYQITRPKVSAPPGFSMPPRDLPHGFASSDDIGGMPRALSGSRLVNSSSSSLLHTPSTGSISSAGDIDFVDPATSVFGNGKPTNGFDISALDIGSACVPQRRGFEDEARIWHLMQQKSLDQGKFSQRIASQTPSVHQSRRFPSHGGDEYLGHDDIYGFSSRMVDQHQSFNPSSYSQFPQQKLATNGHIFNAFQHNSLDDVHRSNEVDSMTQHQSNDSLGFKKFYAGYGDVMFQTPRSGDVYTRVFGM; encoded by the exons AT GGCAATCATGAGCAacgaagaagagaaaagatgtCCTCTGTGTGCTGAAGAGATGGACTGGACAGATCAGCAGTTTAAGCCTTGCAGATGTGGTTATCAG GTGTGTCTTTGGTGTTGGCATCACATAATGGACATGGCAGAAAAAGATGAGTCAGAGGGACGATGTCCTGCATGTCGAACAACATACGAAAAGGAGAAAGTTGTTAGAATGCAAACAAATATTGAGAG GGCAGGGAACAACAATGCCAATAGGAAAAGCAAACAACAACCAAAGGCAAAGCCAAAAACTAATGAAGCCAAGAAGGATCTCACGAATGTTCGGGTCATTCAACGTAAAATGGCATATGTGATTGGCCTGCCTCTAAATCTTGCAGATGAAGAT CTTTTACAGCGGAAGGAATATTTTGGGCAGTATGGAAAAGTTACCAAAATTTCTCTGTCTCGGACAACTGGTGGTGCCATCCAGCAATTTGTTAATGATACCTGTAGTGT ATATATTACATATTCAAAAGAAGAGGAGGCCGTGCGGTGTATTCAGTTTGTACATGGTTTTGTCTTGGAAGATAGATATTTGAG AGCATCATTTGGGACTGCAAAATACTGCCATGCGTGGTTGAGAAACACG CCTTGCAGTAATCCTTCTTGTCTATATTTGCATAGCATTGGTGCTGATGAAGATAGCTTTGGCAAAGATGATGTAGCTGCGATTCATACAAG GAATAGAGTTCAACAAATAGCTGGTGATGCCAGTAATATGATGAACCGTTCAGGAAATGTCTTGCCACCTCCAATTGATGAATTATCTAGCACTGGCTTTACATTGACTGAGACATCTAGCATTAGAAATGCA GATGCATCAAATGATACAGTGAATTACAGTAGCTACATGGCTCATGTAATTCCTCATGATAAGGATGGAGACGCTGGTGGACCAAACAGAATGACTACTTTTGTTGATATTGTCGGACGGTACAATACTTCTGGTGCAGAGAGAGATGGAAATAGCACGGAAGATTGTAGGATTTTGAATTTATCTTCTGACCTATCTTCAGTAACCATTAGCAACGATAATCATAGTCATGAAACATATCCTGATAAAATTTTGTTCAAAGTTCCATCTTCAAATCACGTTGCCAATCATCCGCGAGGCAACctaaattttgttgaattttcaGATGAACCTTACAGGGAAGATTATACATCTTTTGACAGTCAAGGACTGAAGGATCCAAATAATATGGATCAAAAGGCTTTTCTTATGCCATCTTGTTCTGCTCAATCCACAGAGAACTCTGGTGGTCGTTTATTAGTACATATGCCATGTAGTCTGAGTAGCAATAGAATGGATTATGGAGCTTTACATAATCAAGTGGATGAAGCTTCTCTGCCACTTTCATGTGTAAATGCGATATTAAATGAAGGGCTTCACGACTTGAAGTTCCAAAGTTCTGTCAAATCTGATAGGGTTTACAGAAGTTCTACCTCATTTTCCAATGAAGAAATAGTGGAGCACCTACGAAGGATTGATGGTGATAACTTGACGAACTATCAAGATTCTTCATTCAATGCCATAGAAAGCagtattatttcaaatattatgtCAAAGGACTTGAATTCATGTGATGATTCAATGGCCTTGCGTCGTAGTTTTGTTGGCTCGTATGGTGAATCTGTTGGGAAGCATGGTGCTTCCTGGAATTCTTTGCACAGCGACCAATTAGGGTTCTCTTTTGTGAAGCAAGATGACTTTTCCAGGCAAGGAGGTGATTTGGAGTCGTCTTTTAGAAATATTGGTCAGATGTCAAAGAATTCATCCATCCTTCAGGATTTCAGAGAGAACAAGGATCAGTATGTGCACAAGGCTCCCTATCAAA TCACCAGACCAAAAGTTTCGGCTCCACCTGGGTTCTCAATGCCCCCAAGGGACCTGCCTCACGGTTTTGCCTCATCTGATGATATAGGAGGAATGCCTCGTGCTCTCTCTG GTAGTCGTTTAGTAAATAGTTCTTCATCAAGTTTGCTTCACACACCATCAACCGGAAGCATTAGCAGTGCAGGTGATATCGATTTTGTTGACCCTGCTACATCAGTCTTTGGAAATGGCAAACCAACAAATGGTTTTGATATATCAGCCTTGGATATTGGGTCAGCTTGTGTGCCACAGAGGAGAGGGTTTGAAGATGAGGCAAGAATCTGGCATCTTATGCAACAAAAATCTTTAGATCAAGGGAAATTCTCTCAACGAATTGCTTCTCAAACACCATCCGTGCATCAGTCACGAAGGTTTCCTAGTCATGGCGGAGATGAGTATCTTGGCCATGATGATATATATGGCTTCTCGTCAAGGATGGTGGATCAACACCAAAGTTTCAATCCATCTTCCTATTCACAATTTCCACAGCAGAAGCTTGCGACAAATGGCCACATCTTTAATGCCTTCCAGCACAATAGCTTGGACGATGTCCATCGCAGTAATGAAGTGGACAGCATGACACAACACCAGTCAAATGATTCATTAGGTTTCAAAAAATTCTATGCTGGATATGGAGATGTGATGTTCCAGACGCCCCGGTCTGGCGATGTATACACCAGAGTATTTGGGATGTAA
- the LOC125854557 gene encoding uncharacterized protein LOC125854557 isoform X1, which translates to MAIMSNEEEKRCPLCAEEMDWTDQQFKPCRCGYQVCLWCWHHIMDMAEKDESEGRCPACRTTYEKEKVVRMQTNIERAGNNNANRKSKQQPKAKPKTNEAKKDLTNVRVIQRKMAYVIGLPLNLADEDLLQRKEYFGQYGKVTKISLSRTTGGAIQQFVNDTCSVYITYSKEEEAVRCIQFVHGFVLEDRYLRASFGTAKYCHAWLRNTPCSNPSCLYLHSIGADEDSFGKDDVAAIHTRNRVQQIAGDASNMMNRSGNVLPPPIDELSSTGFTLTETSSIRNAVSDASNDTVNYSSYMAHVIPHDKDGDAGGPNRMTTFVDIVGRYNTSGAERDGNSTEDCRILNLSSDLSSVTISNDNHSHETYPDKILFKVPSSNHVANHPRGNLNFVEFSDEPYREDYTSFDSQGLKDPNNMDQKAFLMPSCSAQSTENSGGRLLVHMPCSLSSNRMDYGALHNQVDEASLPLSCVNAILNEGLHDLKFQSSVKSDRVYRSSTSFSNEEIVEHLRRIDGDNLTNYQDSSFNAIESSIISNIMSKDLNSCDDSMALRRSFVGSYGESVGKHGASWNSLHSDQLGFSFVKQDDFSRQGGDLESSFRNIGQMSKNSSILQDFRENKDQYVHKAPYQITRPKVSAPPGFSMPPRDLPHGFASSDDIGGMPRALSGSRLVNSSSSSLLHTPSTGSISSAGDIDFVDPATSVFGNGKPTNGFDISALDIGSACVPQRRGFEDEARIWHLMQQKSLDQGKFSQRIASQTPSVHQSRRFPSHGGDEYLGHDDIYGFSSRMVDQHQSFNPSSYSQFPQQKLATNGHIFNAFQHNSLDDVHRSNEVDSMTQHQSNDSLGFKKFYAGYGDVMFQTPRSGDVYTRVFGM; encoded by the exons AT GGCAATCATGAGCAacgaagaagagaaaagatgtCCTCTGTGTGCTGAAGAGATGGACTGGACAGATCAGCAGTTTAAGCCTTGCAGATGTGGTTATCAG GTGTGTCTTTGGTGTTGGCATCACATAATGGACATGGCAGAAAAAGATGAGTCAGAGGGACGATGTCCTGCATGTCGAACAACATACGAAAAGGAGAAAGTTGTTAGAATGCAAACAAATATTGAGAG GGCAGGGAACAACAATGCCAATAGGAAAAGCAAACAACAACCAAAGGCAAAGCCAAAAACTAATGAAGCCAAGAAGGATCTCACGAATGTTCGGGTCATTCAACGTAAAATGGCATATGTGATTGGCCTGCCTCTAAATCTTGCAGATGAAGAT CTTTTACAGCGGAAGGAATATTTTGGGCAGTATGGAAAAGTTACCAAAATTTCTCTGTCTCGGACAACTGGTGGTGCCATCCAGCAATTTGTTAATGATACCTGTAGTGT ATATATTACATATTCAAAAGAAGAGGAGGCCGTGCGGTGTATTCAGTTTGTACATGGTTTTGTCTTGGAAGATAGATATTTGAG AGCATCATTTGGGACTGCAAAATACTGCCATGCGTGGTTGAGAAACACG CCTTGCAGTAATCCTTCTTGTCTATATTTGCATAGCATTGGTGCTGATGAAGATAGCTTTGGCAAAGATGATGTAGCTGCGATTCATACAAG GAATAGAGTTCAACAAATAGCTGGTGATGCCAGTAATATGATGAACCGTTCAGGAAATGTCTTGCCACCTCCAATTGATGAATTATCTAGCACTGGCTTTACATTGACTGAGACATCTAGCATTAGAAATGCAGTAAGT GATGCATCAAATGATACAGTGAATTACAGTAGCTACATGGCTCATGTAATTCCTCATGATAAGGATGGAGACGCTGGTGGACCAAACAGAATGACTACTTTTGTTGATATTGTCGGACGGTACAATACTTCTGGTGCAGAGAGAGATGGAAATAGCACGGAAGATTGTAGGATTTTGAATTTATCTTCTGACCTATCTTCAGTAACCATTAGCAACGATAATCATAGTCATGAAACATATCCTGATAAAATTTTGTTCAAAGTTCCATCTTCAAATCACGTTGCCAATCATCCGCGAGGCAACctaaattttgttgaattttcaGATGAACCTTACAGGGAAGATTATACATCTTTTGACAGTCAAGGACTGAAGGATCCAAATAATATGGATCAAAAGGCTTTTCTTATGCCATCTTGTTCTGCTCAATCCACAGAGAACTCTGGTGGTCGTTTATTAGTACATATGCCATGTAGTCTGAGTAGCAATAGAATGGATTATGGAGCTTTACATAATCAAGTGGATGAAGCTTCTCTGCCACTTTCATGTGTAAATGCGATATTAAATGAAGGGCTTCACGACTTGAAGTTCCAAAGTTCTGTCAAATCTGATAGGGTTTACAGAAGTTCTACCTCATTTTCCAATGAAGAAATAGTGGAGCACCTACGAAGGATTGATGGTGATAACTTGACGAACTATCAAGATTCTTCATTCAATGCCATAGAAAGCagtattatttcaaatattatgtCAAAGGACTTGAATTCATGTGATGATTCAATGGCCTTGCGTCGTAGTTTTGTTGGCTCGTATGGTGAATCTGTTGGGAAGCATGGTGCTTCCTGGAATTCTTTGCACAGCGACCAATTAGGGTTCTCTTTTGTGAAGCAAGATGACTTTTCCAGGCAAGGAGGTGATTTGGAGTCGTCTTTTAGAAATATTGGTCAGATGTCAAAGAATTCATCCATCCTTCAGGATTTCAGAGAGAACAAGGATCAGTATGTGCACAAGGCTCCCTATCAAA TCACCAGACCAAAAGTTTCGGCTCCACCTGGGTTCTCAATGCCCCCAAGGGACCTGCCTCACGGTTTTGCCTCATCTGATGATATAGGAGGAATGCCTCGTGCTCTCTCTG GTAGTCGTTTAGTAAATAGTTCTTCATCAAGTTTGCTTCACACACCATCAACCGGAAGCATTAGCAGTGCAGGTGATATCGATTTTGTTGACCCTGCTACATCAGTCTTTGGAAATGGCAAACCAACAAATGGTTTTGATATATCAGCCTTGGATATTGGGTCAGCTTGTGTGCCACAGAGGAGAGGGTTTGAAGATGAGGCAAGAATCTGGCATCTTATGCAACAAAAATCTTTAGATCAAGGGAAATTCTCTCAACGAATTGCTTCTCAAACACCATCCGTGCATCAGTCACGAAGGTTTCCTAGTCATGGCGGAGATGAGTATCTTGGCCATGATGATATATATGGCTTCTCGTCAAGGATGGTGGATCAACACCAAAGTTTCAATCCATCTTCCTATTCACAATTTCCACAGCAGAAGCTTGCGACAAATGGCCACATCTTTAATGCCTTCCAGCACAATAGCTTGGACGATGTCCATCGCAGTAATGAAGTGGACAGCATGACACAACACCAGTCAAATGATTCATTAGGTTTCAAAAAATTCTATGCTGGATATGGAGATGTGATGTTCCAGACGCCCCGGTCTGGCGATGTATACACCAGAGTATTTGGGATGTAA